A region of Vicinamibacteria bacterium DNA encodes the following proteins:
- a CDS encoding tetratricopeptide repeat protein, which yields MKTWLTFVIASLVASGAMAQQEQPGAQDFLAGQEAIKKNDYDAAIPAFEKALAANPDLFASNYYLGWAYRAKQNFPKCGENFDAFLKKVGSNQDAAEMIGHANREGGLCLARAENTQAIPLLEKAASAKPNDKEVQYMLGVALMRANREGPAEAAFGKVIQLDPALPNPYYFAGRINFNRQEWVKAEERLSKYLELKPDDTFSPDAHFMVGSVAIRMAEGSPDATAAQDKAISHLQQFLTAKPNAPQSAQAHYILGSLAAQRDDNAGAKTHFLKYLELEPNGPQAEEVKKFLQDLQAGEGQ from the coding sequence ATGAAGACGTGGCTAACTTTCGTCATCGCTTCGCTGGTAGCGAGCGGTGCTATGGCCCAGCAGGAGCAACCGGGAGCCCAGGACTTCCTGGCAGGCCAAGAAGCCATCAAGAAGAACGATTATGACGCGGCCATCCCCGCTTTCGAGAAAGCCCTGGCCGCCAATCCAGATCTCTTCGCCAGCAACTACTACCTCGGCTGGGCCTACCGGGCCAAGCAGAACTTTCCGAAATGTGGCGAGAATTTCGACGCCTTTCTCAAGAAGGTCGGAAGCAATCAGGATGCGGCGGAGATGATCGGCCACGCGAACCGAGAAGGTGGATTATGTTTGGCTCGCGCCGAGAACACGCAGGCCATTCCGCTTCTGGAGAAGGCGGCCTCTGCCAAGCCGAACGACAAGGAAGTTCAGTACATGCTCGGAGTCGCTCTGATGCGAGCCAACCGCGAGGGCCCGGCCGAAGCCGCCTTCGGGAAGGTGATCCAGCTCGACCCGGCGCTTCCTAACCCGTACTACTTCGCCGGCAGGATCAACTTCAACCGGCAGGAGTGGGTGAAAGCCGAAGAGAGACTCTCGAAGTACCTCGAGCTCAAGCCCGACGACACGTTCTCTCCCGACGCCCATTTCATGGTCGGGTCGGTTGCCATCCGCATGGCGGAGGGCTCTCCCGACGCCACGGCGGCACAGGACAAAGCCATCTCCCATCTCCAGCAGTTTTTGACCGCCAAACCCAACGCACCCCAGTCCGCGCAAGCCCACTACATCCTGGGAAGCCTCGCGGCGCAGCGGGATGACAACGCCGGAGCCAAGACGCATTTCCTGAAGTACCTCGAGCTCGAGCCCAACGGA